A window of Mycolicibacterium madagascariense genomic DNA:
CGACGTGCCTGCGGCGTGCGCGGCCTACGAGGAGGCGATTAGGGCGGCCGGGGGCGTCGACCTCCAGATCCTCGGCATCGGCACCGACGGGCACGTCGGCTTCAACGAACCCGGTTCCTCGCTGGCGTCCCGCACGCGCATCAAGACGCTGACCAAGCAGACGCGCATCGACAACGCCCGCTTCTTCGGCGGCGACCTGGACGCGGTGCCGACCCACTGTCTGACCCAGGGGCTCGGAACCATCATGGAGGCCAGGCATCTGATCCTGGTGGCGACCGGCCGCAGCAAGGCCGAGGCGGTGCACCACCTGGTGGAGGGACCGGTCAGCGCGATGTGGCCGGCGACCATCCTGCAGCACCATCCGCACGTGACGGTGCTGCTCGACGAGGCCGCCGCCCGCCGGCTCCAACTGATCGACTACTACCGGGAGACCTACCGCTCCAAACCCGCTTGGCAAGGCATCTGAGCGCCGCCATGCTCCTGACCGCCGACACGGTGCTCACGGGCCGAGACCTGTTGCGGCCCGGCTGGATCGACGTCGCCGACGGCGTCGTTCGGGCCATCGGAGGGGGAGCGGCGCCACGGGTCGCCGATCACGACCTCGGAGCGGTGACGGTCATGCCGGGGTTCGTCGACACCCACCTGCACGGCGGTGGCGGGGTCGACTTCTGCGCCGCCTCGTCCACCGCGACCGAAACCGCGGTGAACGTGCACCGCGCGCACGGCAGCACGGCGCTGATCGCCTCCCTCGTCACCGCGGCCCCCGACGAAATGCTCAGGCAGGTAACGACATTGGCCGACGACGTCGACGCCGGCCGCATCGACGGAATCCACCTCGAGGGGCCGTGGCTGTCGACCGCGCGGTGCGGCGCCCACCAGCCGGACCTGATGCGCGACCCCGACCCGGGGGAGATCGACCGCGTGCTGCGGGCGGGCCGGGGGGCCGTGCGCATGGTGACCCTCGCGCCGGAACGCGAGGGTGCGCTCGACGCCATCGCCCGGATCGTCGGCGCGGGCGTGGTCGCCGCGATCGGCCACACCGAGGCCACCTACGCCCAGACGGCGGTGGCGATCGACGCCGGAGCCACCGTGGCCACACACCTGTTCAACGCCATGCGCCCGATCGACCGCCGGGAGCCGGGTCCCATCGTCGCGCTGCTCGAGGATCCGCGGGTGACGGTCGAGGTGATCACCGACGGCGTTCACGTCCACCCCGCCGTCTACCGCCACGTCGTGCGCAGCGCAGGCCCCGACAGGGTGTCGCTGGTGACCGACGCGATGGCCGCGACCGGCATGACCGACGGCCGGTACGGCCTGGGCCCGCTGGAGGTCGACGTCGTCGACGGGGTGGCCACGGTGGCGGGCACCGACACCATCGCAGGCAGCACCGCGACGATGGACGCGGTGTTCCGGTTCGCCGTCGAGCACGCGGGCCTGCCCCGCGACGACGCTCTGCGGTGCGCCGTCGCGCAGGCGTCGCTCAACCCCGCCCGGGCGCTGGGACTGCCCGGTCGTGGTCTGACACCCGGCGCTGCGGCCGACGCCGTGGTGCTCGACGAGGACCTGCGCGTGGCGCGCGTGCTGCGCGGCGGATCGTGGATGGTGGCCCCCGATCAGTAACGTGGTGGCGGTGACCGGCCCGGGACTGCTTCCGTGGCAGCGATAGTGGAGCTCAACGACCGGGTGTACCGGTTGCTGCGCCCGCTCATTCGCGTGCTGTCGCTGCGGGCGATCGTCGTGGTGGCCGCGTTGGCGGTCATCGTGCTGGTGCTCGTCCTCGGCACGTGGGTGTGGGTCGGGGTGACCGACGACCAGTACAGCCAACTCGACCGGCGGCTGGATTCGGTCAGCAGCCTCGGCAACGTGAGCGATCTGCTGAACAGCACGCCGGCGAACACCGCCTCCCAGCCCATGCCGGACGGCAACGTCGTGCGCACCGCGAGGATCGGCGGCATCACGGTCT
This region includes:
- the nagB gene encoding glucosamine-6-phosphate deaminase produces the protein MEVVVCQDAAEIGDIAADAIVALLDRRPDAVLGLATGSSPLAIYDELAARYDAGLVSFRQARGFTLDEYVGLPIDHPERYRTVIDTVFASRVDFAPGAVQGPDGAASDVPAACAAYEEAIRAAGGVDLQILGIGTDGHVGFNEPGSSLASRTRIKTLTKQTRIDNARFFGGDLDAVPTHCLTQGLGTIMEARHLILVATGRSKAEAVHHLVEGPVSAMWPATILQHHPHVTVLLDEAAARRLQLIDYYRETYRSKPAWQGI
- the nagA gene encoding N-acetylglucosamine-6-phosphate deacetylase; protein product: MLLTADTVLTGRDLLRPGWIDVADGVVRAIGGGAAPRVADHDLGAVTVMPGFVDTHLHGGGGVDFCAASSTATETAVNVHRAHGSTALIASLVTAAPDEMLRQVTTLADDVDAGRIDGIHLEGPWLSTARCGAHQPDLMRDPDPGEIDRVLRAGRGAVRMVTLAPEREGALDAIARIVGAGVVAAIGHTEATYAQTAVAIDAGATVATHLFNAMRPIDRREPGPIVALLEDPRVTVEVITDGVHVHPAVYRHVVRSAGPDRVSLVTDAMAATGMTDGRYGLGPLEVDVVDGVATVAGTDTIAGSTATMDAVFRFAVEHAGLPRDDALRCAVAQASLNPARALGLPGRGLTPGAAADAVVLDEDLRVARVLRGGSWMVAPDQ